The genomic interval GGGCCAATATGGTCCACCAATAGTTTTGACTTAGTCTATTGATTACTATGCATTACGTATTTCATTCAGGGGTTTCATTAATTACTAAAGAGTATTTATAGATGGTAAAAGTTTCAGAGTAGAAGGGGTCTGATGAGTCTTTAGAAGTTCATTTGCTACAGGATCAGTTACTTTTCTCaattttttactttaaagtttATCCCAACAACAATCATGTGCTTAAATACAGACTGGTCAGTCGCACTAACTATGGACAGTGGATTTTTATAAAAACtcttgtaaaaatttttttttttctaaatacatttatttaaaaagcaTAAGAAGGATAATTGATATTCAaaaatttgatttaatcatattttattgcttttgaaCACATGATCATACACAGGACATATACAATGGGTATCAAAAGCAAATAGGTTGGGCTTCAAGTTATTACAACAGATTAGACTTCAGTCCTTCCCAGGACCTGGTGCAAAATGAACGAGAATATTAGTTAAAAATAGCACTCCATAAATTTATCATAATGTACTGCAGTGATGATACTAAAAAGAAGaagaacaagagcaccacctgcgGGTGCCATCGTTCGTcggcaagtgctggacaatattgAAAAAGAGTCATAGTTcagattttttaagtacaaaagagaccataattctgacaaaatgcaggttagagttacgGTTCATGGTCTacactaatgatgataaacaagtatacaaaatttcaaagctgtagcttttatagttttttttgagaaaaggtgacctaaacaaaaattttaaccaagaaattcaaattttctaagtacaaaatgggtcataattctgacaaaatgcaggttagagttatggttcttgatatACATGGTATCCTAATGATGCTAAACAAGTGTGcacagtttcaaagctgtagctctaacagtttttgagaaaaggtgtaCCTAACTAAACTCTTTAACCAATGCCGacgatgatttatttatttatttgggttttacggtgcaccaacacagtataggttatatagcgccaaacaggactacaaattttggttccacatctcacttacatcgaaataaaatcatgaggtatggaatcaaaaacGCTGacgaagtaaaataaaataaatacctcgtagattttttcaaAACAGTAAAAGTATGAAGAAAAGAAACTATTATTACTCCATAATCACGCAGGAGAAATCATTGCTAAATTGATAGCAATCAttagaaaattctgaaaaaatgaTGGCTTAATCATACAGACAAAGGGCTTTGAGCTAAAAGTGCATAAAATAACTAGCAAGGAAAGCTTTAATACAAACCATAGTGTAGTTCTTTGGAAAGAATGAGTTATCACTGTGAAACACCTGACATAATGAACTTTTACCACTGGTGGAATCTCCTGAAAAAGATGTTCTGGCTTTCAGTTTATCTTCAATTTGTAAGTTTTCTCTTTATCTTATGTTACACGTGAGATTTATGATATGTAATTTTATTAATAACGTGACCAAAGATAGTATATGATACTCTTTAAGCATACCTATCCTAAAGGAAGTGGCTATGGGTTCATTAACAGGACTTTTAGACCCCCCGATCTCGTGGTCCGGATAATAACAGATAtagggtgaaagtgcatcaaaactttaacctgaaattttatctgaatcaaatcctttctgtaataacagagatatagtgaaaatgtatcaaaattaacctataattttaagcaaaaagggggcataattcacaaacaattgatgccagagttatggaccttgtgtcatatgatgtgagtgatgatgtggaacagtatttgaagtttgaatcaaatccatttggtaataactgagatagggtaaaagtgcaccaaaactttaacctgaaattctaaaaaaggggataattgaaattcataaaatatattattggTGCAATAGATACCGGGTATGGCCAttgtgccagatgatgtgggtgatgatgcggaataattattttaagtttaaatcaaaatcatcaagtaattacagagataacaagagctgtcactattggtgacaaatgtttattattttaattcatcagtcccaagaaaaacaataaaagcttcCGATTACGGCGTACTTATTGCTATTTAGTGTCTATAGGTCCGGTTACCAGACCCCTAGTGGCTAGCCACAGCTGTCTCCAAAACTGGGGGTGTAAAGTACCATTCTGGGGGTGAAAAACCCACATTTGGGGGGTTCTGGGAACACTGGGTCAATAAATACACGTTTATTACCGGACTTCTAGACAGCTCATGCACGGGCTGTCTACAGATTCTGTAACCAGACCCCTTGCCACTGCCTATCCGAAAACGTGTTACttagaaacataaataaacaaaacatttctcgCATATAGAAGAATTTAGgaaaactttaacaaataaaagaaaactttacCAACAACCACACATTTAGCTCTCAATAACGTGGGCATAATTAGCTTAGATGGCAGAAAATTAGCAAAACAAAGTTTAGTGTGTTTGTTCCGCTGCCGGAATGTGCCTTGACGTAAGGAAACATGTAAGAGACTGTTTCATTGGCTAGGTTGTTCCAAGGTATTTCATTGGATATTTGACTTCTCATAGACCAATCACAATTCACCATTGTAATTATCTGCTTCTAATTGATCACTTCCGCTCGAAGAAATTTTAGGAGATCTGTCAAAATTTACTTCACGTACAACGTCGCAGTGTCTTACACATGCATTGATTTAGGTaaagaaataataacaactcAGAAATCGTTACAGTGTCCATTTTGTTAACGAAAAAGGACAGAGATAAACTATAACTAAGTAATGTTATTGATCTCTCGGTAAATTTTCTGCTACTGGAAATAATGGAAAAAGAGTGTTTCCATTTGtggacatttttgtttacatggAGTATATATAGTTTATGGATTAATGTAAATCCAACATCTGCAATTTATCATGACAGAATCAGTGCAAGATCTATATCATAAGTATTGACTGTGACGAGGGGATAGACAGATTTTATGTTACATTACATCCAATCTCCCTAATTATGCTTATCAGATCACCACAGGGAATGAATCCTGGTCATTGGAAGTCTAAGCAAGTCTGATGAGAAAACATCTGCATTAAATCAGAGGCAAAGTTTAGAAGATATCAAAAACTGTATGTCACATCTACAGGCTGATTGTTAGCACTAAATCAACTTGTACTTGTTAAACGTGTTTCAGCAGATGAATGTAACAATGTCAGTTCAGTCGAGCCTATGCCCTGGTGGTCAGGATATTGGATGTGTTGAGAAAGTAGTGATTGGGAGAAGTATGAGTGATCCATATCGTGCTAAATTAATTCCAGGAACTTCATTCAAGCCAGTCAATGATTATAATTTATCACAGCTGGCATTTGATCTCTACATGGCAGTGGTTTCAGGATATCCAGAGGCTGTCCGAAATATCCTTATGTCACATCCGGATGTTGATGTGAACATTTCAGTGAAAGGTGCTACAGTGCTGTCCCTGTCTTTACAGAAGAGACAGTTTCACATATTCAACATGCTCATGAAACACCATGAAAGGAGTAAAAAGTTTGATTTGAACAAGTGTAGTAAAGACAGTTTCAATCGTATTGAACCTCCCGTTATCACAGCCTGCAGAATGCATTTTTTTGAAGGTGTTGTTGCACTTGCAAACAATGGTGCAGATATAGATGCAACAGATCATATTGGACATACAGCATTATGGGTGGCAGCTAGACAACAAATGCCAGATCTGGTGGAATATCTAATTTGTAATGGTGCTAGTGTGAATAAGACTGACATTTACCATCACACGCCCTTGCTGACTGCTATGATGTACAGAGTCAGTTCTGGAATTATCAAAATGCTCATAATGAATGGTAGCAGTCTTGAAGGACCACGCTATCCAGCCAACACTCAACTGTCACCACTATTTTGGGCtctgaaatacaaaaacatggaCATTCTCAAACTTTTAATTCATGCTGGGGTTTCAAACAATGAAATAAGATATGTGAGGAAAATTCTGTTTGCAAGAAATGGAGACCAAAAATTGATAGATATGTTAGATACAGAAGCCAGAACACCAAGGAGCCTGAAACAGATATGCAGGGGCAAAGTTCGGAAACACTTGAGTGAGGTTTGTCAtggaaaaaattttgtttccaaaGTGAAGGAATTACCTATACCAACGATTCTGAGACAGTATTTGTTGCTACGTTGATGAAACGTTCATTTAAGATTTCTACACTTTACTTTAGATGGGTGTCATGTatccagtccattttaaaaaaatcatactgttaTCTGGCAGGTTTGCATATTTGTCGTTGTCATAGATATAGTCATTAGTTTGTATCACTCATTTTTGAAACTGGTACTGAAAACAACTTTATAAGAATGATCTGAAAATTTGACATAGTTCCTCTAgttgcttttttattttgtttgattagaGTTTTAGAACCAAGAAACGTAGGAAGATGTCACAGTCAGATTATGTAtacttgttattttttcttgaattccCATTTATTCTGTTAAAGCATTGGTACTGTTTGGCATAACAGACATTTCAGAACCACATGTTAATAATAACAGTCTTAGATAAAAAGAAATTTGTGtccaaatttcaattttcaaattagTGAAAGTCACTTCTTTGGTCAAGGGACTATGCTGTCCAGTGAACATCaacatttcaataattaaaaaaaaaaatgttggactAGCAACGTAGGTTTGAAAACACAATCAGTATTATTTTAGCTGATATTTTGGTGGTAAGATATAACTACATCAAATTTCCTTACAACAATTTTTCATAATCCATTGTCTGTACTTACACCAGATTTATACACTTATAGAGAGCTTGTCAACAAATTAAGACCAGAACAGAACATagaatttattttgacttttacAAAGTACATCATCAATCATAATAAGAATATAAGTTCTTTTTAACAATACCATAAGGTCAAATTTATTCTATAAATGGTTTAATGCAAAGGTAGTTTATATCAATACCaaagttatttattaaaatttactcGCCTGCAGTTTGGGTAAAAAaattcaacatgttcatttccaccaagtttgaaatagaatgtatacatgtatatgacactgaaaaatgataaagtgtgtGAAAATTAAAgtagatattgataaaaatgcaagaagagtgtaaattttctgcattatttcaaaggcgttgcaatggtttactaccttttgcacaatatttttggttatttataagaatatcttgcaaaatatttatgacaataagtttgtaccactagtcactttcagagtacttactttttatggattttttgaGAGAAATGATTGTTTTGCCTAAAATATGTGGGTTAGTAGTGTACCTTtataacaaagagctataaaaatatatattatacaaatgtacttctttgtttaa from Mercenaria mercenaria strain notata chromosome 2, MADL_Memer_1, whole genome shotgun sequence carries:
- the LOC123564492 gene encoding ankyrin repeat and SOCS box protein 8-like; protein product: MNVTMSVQSSLCPGGQDIGCVEKVVIGRSMSDPYRAKLIPGTSFKPVNDYNLSQLAFDLYMAVVSGYPEAVRNILMSHPDVDVNISVKGATVLSLSLQKRQFHIFNMLMKHHERSKKFDLNKCSKDSFNRIEPPVITACRMHFFEGVVALANNGADIDATDHIGHTALWVAARQQMPDLVEYLICNGASVNKTDIYHHTPLLTAMMYRVSSGIIKMLIMNGSSLEGPRYPANTQLSPLFWALKYKNMDILKLLIHAGVSNNEIRYVRKILFARNGDQKLIDMLDTEARTPRSLKQICRGKVRKHLSEVCHGKNFVSKVKELPIPTILRQYLLLR